In Penaeus vannamei isolate JL-2024 chromosome 4, ASM4276789v1, whole genome shotgun sequence, a single window of DNA contains:
- the LOC113806891 gene encoding pro-resilin-like has translation MTLKVIALASLLAVASAKPGLSQSYQAPGSSFGGSAGAASFLRPAAGPAINFGGAASAGGYSPPVAPVTRPQYNFNYDVNAFGNDFGHQEGRDGYNTQGSYYVQLPDGRLQRVTYTVNGDQGYVAQVTYEGVAQYPAFQPSASYSPAPSYG, from the exons ATGACTCTGAAG GTTATCGCCCTGGCTTCCTTGCTGGCAGTCGCAAGTGCAAAGCCAGGCCTATCTCAGAGCTATCAGGCTCCAGGATCTTCCTTCGGTGGTTCTGCAGGAGCTGCCAGTTTCCTCCGACCTGCCGCAGGACCTGCCATCAACTTCGGAGGAGCTGCTTCTGCTGGAGGCTACAGCCCTCCTGTCGCTCCTGTA ACTCGCCCTCAGTATAACTTCAACTATGACGTCAACGCCTTCGGTAACGATTTCGGCCACCAAGAGGGCCGCGACGGATacaacactcagggatcctactacgtgcagcttcccgacggtcgtctgcagaggGTCACTTACACTGTCAACGGCGACCAAGGATACGTGGCTCAGGTGACGTACGAGGGAGTGGCTCAGTACCCTGCCTTCCAGCCGTCTGCCTCCTACTCGCCTGCACCTTCTTATGGTTAA